One region of Fragaria vesca subsp. vesca linkage group LG4, FraVesHawaii_1.0, whole genome shotgun sequence genomic DNA includes:
- the LOC101297055 gene encoding uncharacterized protein LOC101297055, translated as MADHHHHHHRPHRLSLPQRPTTPTTFASTTPTTSRQYPLYPFTPSSATPSKHRLSSLNPKPLSSSAASKSSLSFLFLLLLSLRSLYSLLPFLRSSPSFSLFPFSFLVSLLSFLLTLAFSLFTSSSAASKDPFHNKPSNNQPIFSLTHITQSQHRLLVLKSILLAGVFLLRFQALRYCGAAAMILAEMSGNVAARFLAEGSKQSNGGGDRNRSSSKVRGFLALVTGLFLLSMSWDRIECFPFSAPKLGVKNCVRFWPMLLPFLCGFLGCYERVSMNWGSIRQLGRKRVRVISLFFTTVVLFIPAVVSVFVYEAEGDGVSIGNLGWPLANTVVFGVLLSEGYSDEKSVSSKDFRREYLVTFLCTVVLELFYFAELSLWGLLLCGMLLYIAVRELDPFDTSYLELGMESSESFSASVMKPVRHILSERKSRKIALFLLINTAYMFVEFIAGFLSNSLGLISDACHMLFDCAALAIGLYASYISRLPANNQFNYGCGRFEVLAGYTNAVFLVLVGALIVLESLERILDPQEMSTSSLLVVSIGGLLVNVVGLIFFHEEHHHAHGGSGSCSHSQNHQHSQKSVAHNHEDHLHDHHNHSHQHDHHDHSHQHDHHDHSHQHDHHDHSHQHNHHDHSHQHDHHDHSHQHDHHAQNHKNDHHGHGHHGQSHQHGGSELNILPEKSIKHQHHHIDHNMEGIFLHVLADTLGSVGVVISTLLIRYKGWLVADPACSIFISVLIISSVIPLLRNSAEVLLQRIPRAHEQDLRKALNDVRKIRGVSGIQNLHVWSFTNSDVVGTLHLHVSTEIDKGSAKAQVSHLLHDAGIKDLTVQLECVE; from the exons ATGGCCGATCACCACCACCACCACCACCGCCCCCACCGCCTCTCCCTCCCTCAACGCCCCACCACCCCCACCACTTTCGCCTCCACCACTCCCACCACTTCCCGCCAATACCCACTTTACCCTTTCACCCCCTCCTCCGCCACTCCCTCCAAACACCGCCTCTCCTCTCTCAACCCCAAACCCCTCTCCTCCTCCGCCGCAAGTAAATCCTCTCTCTCCTTCCTCTTCCTCCTCCTCCTCTCCCTCCGATCACTCTACTCCCTCCTCCCCTTCCTCCGCTCCTCCCCTTCTTTCTCTCTCTTCCCTTTCTCCTTCCTCGTCTCTCTCCTCTCCTTCCTCCTAACCCTAGCCTTCTCTCTCTTCACCTCCTCCTCCGCCGCCTCCAAGGACCCGTTTCACAACAAGCCCAGCAACAACCAGCCCATCTTCTCACTCACTCATATCACTCAATCCCAGCACAGACTCCTTGTCTTGAAATCGATTCTCCTCGCCGGAGTCTTCCTCCTCCGCTTCCAAGCTCTCCGCTACTGCGGCGCCGCCGCCATGATCCTCGCCGAGATGTCTGGAAATGTGGCGGCTCGGTTCTTGGCCGAGGGGAGTAAGCAGAGTAACGGCGGTGGTGATCGGAATCGGTCTTCTTCCAAGGTTCGTGGGTTTCTTGCTCTTGTTACTGGGCTGTTCTTGTTGTCTATGAGCTGGGATCGGATTGAATGCTTCCCGTTTTCGGCGCCGAAATTGGGAGTGAAGAATTGCGTGAGGTTTTGGCCAATGCTGCTTCCGTTTTTGTGTGGATTTTTGGGGTGTTACGAGAGGGTTTCGATGAATTGGGGGAGTATTAGGCAGTTGGGGAGGAAGAGGGTTCGTGTGATTTCGTTGTTTTTTACTACTGTTGTGTTGTTTATTCCTGCTGTTGTTAGTGTTTTCGTGTATGAAGCTGAGGGGGATGGAGTTTCGATTGGGAACTTGGGCTGGCCTCTGGCAAACACTGTTGTTTTCGGTGTGCTTTTGAGTGAGGGTTATAGTGATGAGAAGTCCGTGAGTTCGAAAGATTTTCGGAGGGAGTATTTGGTGACGTTTTTGTGTACTGTTGTATTGGAGCTGTTCTATTTTGCCGAGTTGTCACTCTGGGGACTGTTGCTTTGTGGTATGTTGCTTTACATTGCTGTTAGGGAGTTGGATCCTTTTGATACGAGTTATCTTGAACTGGGAATGGAGTCGTCCGAGTCATTTAGTGCATCTGTTATGAAGCCTGTTAGGCATATTTTGAGTGAGAGGAAGTCTCGGAAGATTGCACTTTTCCTTCTGATCAATACTGCGTACATGTTTGTGGAGTTCATTGCTGGGTTCTTGAGCAATAGTCTGGGGCTGATATCAGATGCCTGTCACATGTTGTTTGATTGTGCTGCTCTGGCAATTGGGTTATATGCTTCGTATATTTCACGTTTGCCTGCAAATAATCAGTTTAATTATGGCTGTGGGAGATTTGAGGTTCTTGCAGGATATACAAATGCTGTTTTCCTGGTTTTGGTTGGCGCACTGATAGTGTTGGAATCACTCGAGAGGATTTTGGACCCTCAAGAGATGTCAACTAGCAGTTTACTAGTTGTTTCGATTGGAGGGCTTCTTGTCAATGTGGTCGGCTTGATCTTCTTTCATGAGGAGCATCATCATGCCCATGGTGGATCTGGATCATGCTCGCACTCCCAAAATCATCAACATTCGCAGAAGTCTGTTGCACATAATCATGAAG ATCATCTGCACGACCACCACAACCACAGCCACCAGCATGACCACCACGATCACAGCCACCAGCATGACCACCACGACCACAGTCACCAGCATGACCACCACGACCACAGCCACCAGCACAACCACCACGACCACAGCCACCAGCACGACCACCATGACCACAGTCACCAGCATGACCACCATGCTCAAAACCACAAGAACGACCACCACGGCCATGGCCACCATGGCCAGAGTCACCAGCATGGTGGTTCCGAGCTGAATATACTGCCAGAAAAATCAATCAAGCATCAACATCACCACATTGACCACAATATGGAAGGAATATTTCTGCATGTTTTGGCTGACACTTTGGGAAGTGTTGGAGTTGTTATATCAACGCTCTTAATTAGGTACAAGGGATGGCTTGTCGCTGATCCTGCCTGCTCGATATTCATTTCAGTCTTGATTATATCTTCTGTTATCCCATTGCTCAGAAACTCTGCAGAAGTCTTGCTCCAAAGAATTCCCAGGGCACACGAGCAGGATTTGAGAAAAGCTCTTAATGATGTTAGGAAGATAAGGGGGGTTTCTGGTATTCAAAACTTGCATGTGTGGAGTTTCACAAACTCAGATGTAGTGGGTACGCTCCATCTTCATGTTTCTACGGAAATTGACAAAGGTTCTGCAAAAGCTCAGGTATCACACTTGTTACATGATGCTGGAATCAAGGATTTAACAGTGCAGTTGGAATGTGTCGAGTGA
- the LOC101290750 gene encoding probable peptide/nitrate transporter At5g14940-like — MAGTARKRLGNSCILLIMISGMERFAYKGVASNLITYLTDVVKMSNSSAAKTVNSWCGFTSMVPLLIAPFADSYWDRYYTIVASSLVYVAGLVALTSTAIMSRASTDQANKTSSSSFLFWSLYLISLGQGGYNPSLQAFGADQLDSEEEELPTSEDDKKPNKKSLFFQWWYFGVCSGTVLGISVMSYIQDNFGWILGFAIPMISMVTSVVVFSCGSRIYTYKQRNDDYKPVVSILQVIKAAAWKLLNCKVKLPNENKVTELELQGKPLCLRNFGSNEGLNNEHPKSSVYKFENAKVILRLLPIWLMLLMFAVIFQQPSTFFTKQGMTMKRNIGSNFLIPPATLQSAIALSIVLLMPLYDKVLIPITKVLTCNEKGITVMQRMGIGIFTSVIALIIAAIVETRRLHISRKMEMLGSQSETVPLSIFWLLPQYILLGISDIFTVVGMQEFFYSEFPIKMRTMAFALYTSVFGVGSYLSAFLISTVETITSSNGNKSWFCDDMSEARLDKYYWFLAASSALSFLFFVIISSCYTSKRDLDLDSNESCK, encoded by the exons ATGGCTGGCACAGCAAGAAAGAGACTCGGCAACTCATGCATTCTTCTCATAA TGATTTCTGGTATGGAAAGATTTGCATACAAAGGAGTGGCATCCAATCTGATAACTTATCTAACGGATGTAGTAAAGATGAGCAACTCTTCTGCGGCGAAGACGGTGAACAGTTGGTGCGGATTCACATCCATGGTTCCACTCTTGATTGCACCCTTTGCTGATTCTTACTGGGATAGATATTACACCATTGTAGCTTCTTCTCTTGTCTATGTTGCC GGGCTTGTGGCATTGACATCAACAGCAATAATGTCCCGGGCATCCACGGATCAAGCAAACAAAACAAGTTCATCTTCATTTCTGTTTTGGTCATTGTATTTGATTTCTCTTGGTCAAGGTGGGTATAATCCATCTTTACAAGCTTTCGGAGCAGATCAACTTGACAGTGAAGAGGAAGAGTTGCCTACTAGCGAAGATGACAAAAAACCCAACAAAAAGAGTTTGTTCTTTCAATGGTGGTACTTTGGTGTTTGTAGTGGCACCGTCTTGGGTATCAGTGTTATGTCCTACATTCAAGATAATTTTGGTTGGATACTAGGTTTTGCTATTCCCATGATTTCTATGGTCACATCAGTCGTAGTTTTCTCGTGTGGAAGCCGAATTTATACATATAAACAGAGGAATGATGATTACAAGCCTGTTGTGAGCATCCTTCAAGTTATTAAGGCAGCTGCATGGAAATTACTGAATTGCAAAGTCAAGTTGCCCAATGAAAATAAAGTTACTGAGCTAGA GCTTCAAGGGAAACCGCTCTGTCTTCGGAACTTTGGCAGCAATGAAGGCTTGAACAATGAACATCCCAAAAGCAGCGTCTACAAGTTCGAAAACGCAAAAGTTATTCTTAGGCTTTTGCCCATTTGGCTAATGCTGTTAATGTTTGCAGTGATTTTCCAGCAACCTTCGACATTCTTCACCAAACAAGGCATGACAATGAAGAGGAACATTGGAAGCAATTTTCTGATTCCACCGGCAACACTACAAAGTGCTATTGCACTTTCTATAGTCCTATTGATGCCTCTTTATGACAAAGTTTTGATCCCAATTACTAAGGTCCTGACTTGTAACGAAAAGGGTATCACCGTAATGCAAAGGATGGGAATCGGGATATTCACTTCGGTCATAGCACTGATCATTGCAGCAATTGTGGAGACAAGAAGGCTCCATATCAGCAGAAAGATGGAAATGCTAGGATCTCAATCTGAGACAGTTCCACTTAGCATATTCTGGTTGCTGCCACAATACATTCTTCTAGGAATTTCAGACATTTTCACTGTGGTTGGGATGCAAGAGTTCTTCTACTCTGAATTTCCCATTAAAATGAGAACAATGGCCTTTGCACTATACACCAGTGTTTTTGGGGTTGGGAGTTACTTGAGTGCCTTTTTGATATCCACAGTTGAGACCATCACAAGTTCAAATGGAAATAAGAGCTGGTTCTGTGATGATATGAGTGAAGCTAGGCTAGACAAGTACTACTGGTTTTTAGCAGCATCAAGTGCACTGAGCTTTCTGTTTTTTGTGATTATTTCATCATGTTACACAAGTAAAAGGGATTTGGACTTGGACAGTAATGAAAGTTGTAAATAA
- the LOC101291039 gene encoding metalloendoproteinase 1-like, which produces MAFKSKYSLFAITLLFALLTLLSYATASHPHNKSSSPFEFLDHLKGCHKGDKVKGINDLKKYLEKFGYLNYKNHSHSDDDEFDDLLEEAVKTYQINYHLKSTGTLDGKTVAKMMMPRCGLPDIINGTSSMRSAKKRHHHGSIHTTAHYAFPAGNPKWPSSKYHLTYGFLPGTPSEATGAVARAFATWAGNTHFTFSQAQNYENADLKIGFEKGDHGDGSAFDGPGGVLAHAFYPTDGRFHYDADENWSVGAKPGAFDLETLALHEIGHLLGLDHSSVEGAIMSSGIPAGVTRGLHGDDVQGIKALYNV; this is translated from the exons ATGGCATTCAAATCTAAATATTCTCTCTTCGCTATCACTCTCCTCTTCGCACTTTTAACTCTCCTATCATATGCAACTGCTTCCCATCCCCACAACAAGAGCTCTTCCCCATTTGAGTTCCTTGACCATCTCAAAGGTTGCCACAAAGGTGATAAGGTCAAGGGTATCAATGACCTCAAAAAGTATCTTGAAAAGTTCGGTTACTTGAACTACAAGAACCACAGTCATTCCGACGACGATGAATTTGATGACCTTTTGGAGGAAGCCGTCAAGACCTACCAGATCAATTACCACCTCAAGTCCACCGGAACATTGGACGGCAAAACAGTGGCGAAGATGATGATGCCTCGTTGCGGTCTGCCGGATATCATCAATGGCACCTCGTCCATGCGATCAGCCAAGAAAAGGCACCACCATG GTTCTATCCATACCACTGCTCACTACGCATTTCCCGCCGGGAATCCAAAATGGCCTTCCTCCAAATACCATCTCACTTACGGTTTTCTCCCCGGCACCCCATCGGAAGCAACGGGGGCTGTTGCACGGGCATTCGCAACATGGGCCGGGAACACTCACTTCACCTTCAGCCAGGCTCAAAATTACGAGAATGCGGATTTGAAGATTGGTTTTGAAAAGGGTGATCATGGAGACGGATCTGCATTTGATGGCCCTGGCGGTGTCCTTGCCCATGCTTTTTACCCGACGGACGGAAGATTCCACTACGACGCAGATGAGAATTGGTCTGTGGGTGCTAAGCCAGGTGCTTTTGACTTGGAGACTCTGGCTTTGCATGAAATAGGGCATCTTCTGGGACTCGATCATAGCTCAGTGGAGGGCGCTATCATGTCCTCAGGTATTCCTGCGGGAGTGACACGAGGTTTGCATGGAGACGATGTTCAAGGTATCAAGGCTCTATACAACGTCTGA
- the LOC101297636 gene encoding metalloendoproteinase 1-like: MAPKPDLSLFTVTLLLLFLTLFSFLSNATAKEVHSSNNSSPFDFLDHLKCCHKGDKVKGIHDLKKYLHKFGCLDYMNHIHSNDDHFDQFLEEAVRTYQLNFNLNPTGTLDEKTISMMMKPHCGVPDIINGTTSMRSAKIKHQHRAIHTTVHYTLPDGDYKWPPSKYQLTFGFLPGTPSAATGSIVQAFAIWQKSTHFKFSQSNNPQNADLKISFHKRDHGDGDPFDGPGGQLAHAAYPTGGTLHYDAEETWSAGAKPGAMDYGSVGLHEIGHLLGLGHSSVEGAVMFPTVTEGVAYKGLHQDDIQGIKALYKV, from the exons ATGGCACCAAAACCTGATCTTTCTCTTTTCACAGTCACTCTCCTCCTCCTTTTCCTTACCCTCTTTTCTTTCCTCTCTAATGCAACGGCAAAGGAAGTCCATAGCAGCAACAACTCATCTCCGTTTGACTTCCTTGACCATCTTAAGTGTTGTCACAAAGGTGATAAGGTCAAGGGCATCCATGACCTCAAGAAGTACCTTCACAAGTTCGGTTGCTTGGACTACATGAACCACATCCACTCTAATGACGACCATTTCGACCAGTTCCTGGAGGAAGCAGTCAGGACTTACCAGCTCAATTTCAACCTCAATCCCACGGGAACTTTGGACGAGAAAACTATATCAATGATGATGAAGCCTCATTGTGGTGTGCCCGATATCATCAATGGCACCACATCCATGCGATCGGCCAAGATAAAGCACCAACACC GTGCAATTCATACCACAGTTCACTACACATTGCCTGATGGAGATTATAAATGGCCACCCTCTAAATACCAACTCACTTTCGGTTTCCTCCCCGGCACCCCATCCGCAGCCACGGGTTCTATCGTGCAGGCTTTCGCAATATGGCAAAAGAGCACCCACTTCAAGTTCAGCCAGTCCAACAATCCCCAGAATGCTGATTTGAAGATCAGCTTTCACAAGCGTGATCATGGAGACGGGGATCCATTTGATGGGCCTGGTGGACAGCTCGCCCATGCAGCTTACCCTACGGGAGGAACACTGCACTACGACGCAGAGGAGACTTGGTCTGCAGGTGCTAAACCAGGTGCAATGGACTATGGGAGTGTTGGTTTGCATGAGATAGGGCACCTTCTGGGACTTGGACATAGTTCAGTAGAGGGAGCTGTCATGTTTCCAACTGTCACCGAGGGAGTGGCTTATAAAGGTTTGCATCAGGATGATATTCAAGGAATAAAAGCTTTGTACAAGGTTTGA
- the LOC101291617 gene encoding metalloendoproteinase 1-like codes for MASKSNLSLFTITLLLVLLTLLCYATASHPHNKSSSPVEFLEHLKGCHKGDKVKGINDLKKYLEKYGYLNYKNHSHSDDDEFDDLLEEAVKTYQINYHLKSTGTLDSKTVSKMTTPRCGVADIINGTSSMRSAKKRHHHGSLHTTAHYSFFQGNPKWPSSKYHLTYGFLPNTPSEATGAVARAFATWEGNTHFTFSQAQSYENADLKIGFQRGNHGDGAAFDGPGGTLAHAFSPTHGIFHYDADETWSVGAVPGATDLETVALHEIGHLLGLGHSSVKGAIMEPTLPTGETRGLHGDDVQGIKALYNV; via the exons ATGGCATCCAAGTCTAATCTGTCACTCTTCACTATAACTCTCCTCCTCGTCCTTCTTACGCTCCTCTGTTATGCAACTGCTTCTCATCCCCACAACAAGAGCTCTTCCCCAGTTGAGTTCCTTGAACATCTCAAGGGTTGCCACAAAGGTGATAAGGTCAAGGGCATCAATGACCTCAAAAAGTACCTTGAAAAATACGGGTACTTGAACTACAAGAACCACAGTCATTCAGACGACGATGAATTCGACGATCTTTTGGAGGAAGCTGTCAAGACCTACCAGATCAATTACCACCTCAAGTCCACCGGAACATTGGACAGCAAAACAGTGTCGAAGATGACAACGCCTCGTTGTGGCGTGGCAGATATCATCAATGGCACCTCGTCCATGCGATCAGCCAAGAAAAGGCACCACCACG GTTCACTTCATACTACTGCTCACTACTCGTTTTTCCAAGGAAATCCAAAATGGCCTTCCTCTAAGTATCATCTCACTTACGGTTTTCTTCCCAACACTCCATCTGAAGCCACAGGCGCGGTGGCGCGGGCTTTCGCAACATGGGAGGGGAACACTCACTTTACATTCAGCCAGGCACAAAGTTACGAGAATGCGGATTTGAAGATCGGTTTTCAAAGGGGTAATCATGGAGACGGGGCTGCATTTGATGGACCTGGCGGAACGCTGGCCCATGCTTTTAGCCCGACGCACGGAATATTCCACTACGACGCAGATGAGACTTGGTCTGTGGGTGCTGTACCAGGTGCTACTGACTTGGAGACGGTGGCTTTGCATGAGATAGGGCACCTTCTCGGACTGGGACATAGCTCAGTGAAGGGAGCTATCATGGAACCGACTCTTCCCACGGGAGAGACTCGAGGTTTGCATGGGGACGATGTTCAAGGTATCAAGGCTTTATATAACGTATGA
- the LOC101291912 gene encoding uncharacterized protein LOC101291912 yields the protein MGFLTFAAAGFGLILMGTFEAIASTTTSSPPSNLPQSKPQTTPSRSSFIYFLSASLLSFLFILNSLISFFDAVNSHDRVGSAQQLQVAAIAALFLLYSLTGLLTLNNSSFPSSLLNLIGLFAFVEEFMYFYLRRKDTVGIENRYFDMLLVPIFVCLFGTLLQLRNNSSSVIPNLVRGVGLVLQGLWFFQMGLSIYTRWMAHGCVLKEKSRGNYTVKCKGHPEYHRARAIATLQFNCHLALIVVLVVGVYSVVVRKTGGGGGGGDISRYKPLGAEMQHQIDSQGQFTLDSDEEEEEVREEGKVVRNKAGGEVELDVNGNGAHT from the coding sequence ATGGGATTCCTCACCTTCGCTGCCGCAGGCTTCGGCCTCATCCTCATGGGCACATTCGAAGCCATCGCTTCCACCACCACCTCATCTCCACCCTCCAATCTCCCCCAATCCAAACCCCAAACGACGCCGTCCAGATCCTCCTTCATCTACTTCCTCTCCGCTTCCCTCCTCTCCTTCCTCTTCATCCTCAACTCCCTCATCTCCTTCTTCGACGCCGTCAACTCCCACGACCGGGTCGGGTCGGCCCAGCAGCTCCAGGTCGCCGCGATCGCCGCCCTCTTCCTCCTCTACTCCCTCACCGGCCTCCTCACCCTCAACAACTCCTCCTTCCCTTCCTCCCTCCTCAACCTGATCGGCCTTTTCGCGTTCGTCGAAGAGTTCATGTACTTTTATCTCCGGAGAAAAGACACCGTCGGAATCGAGAACCGCTACTTCGACATGCTGCTGGTGCCGATCTTCGTCTGCTTGTTCGGCACGCTTCTTCAATTGCGCAACAACTCTAGTTCGGTAATCCCCAACTTGGTTCGAGGAGTGGGGCTGGTGCTGCAGGGGCTGTGGTTCTTTCAAATGGGGCTTTCGATTTACACGCGTTGGATGGCGCACGGGTGCGTGTTGAAGGAGAAGAGCAGGGGGAATTATACGGTCAAGTGTAAGGGCCATCCGGAGTATCATAGGGCGAGAGCTATCGCGACGCTGCAGTTTAACTGCCATTTGGCTCTGATTGTGGTTTTGGTTGTTGGGGTGTATTCGGTTGTGGTGAGGAAGACAGGAGGTGGTGGTGGTGGGGGTGATATTTCGAGGTATAAGCCGCTTGGGGCGGAAATGCAGCATCAGATTGATAGTCAGGGGCAGTTTACTTTGGATTCTGATGAGGAGGAGGAGGAGGTTAGAGAAGAGGGTAAAGTGGTTAGGAACAAGGCTGGCGGGGAAGTGGAATTGGATGTGAATGGTAATGGTGCGCATACATGA
- the LOC101292787 gene encoding protein CREG1-like yields MKITALVHLVSVIYVVSVLLGMHEAVHGRLLSAKDKPSPKNAAATARWLVSQNSWGVLNTISGELGGAPFGNVVSFSDGEPGKGSGIPYFYLTTLDPTARNAGKDQRASLTISEHPIGTCGKVDPENPTCAKITLTGKLRYANGSPKEKEIAKKALFSKHPEMKYWPKGHNFQFFKLDIENIFLIDWFGGPKPLTVDQYLQAKLTEHAFNL; encoded by the exons ATGAAGATTACAGCGCTTGTTCATTTGGTTTCTGTAATCTACGTGGTTTCTGTGTTGCTGGGTATGCATGAAGCTGTACACGGGAGGCTTCTATCAGCGAAGGATAAACCCAGCCCCAAAAATGCTGCTGCTACTGCTCGTTGGCTTGTCTCTCAGAACTCCTGGGGTGTCTTGAA TACCATCTCAGGTGAATTGGGAGGAGCACCCTTTGG GAATGTGGTTTCATTTAGCGATGGGGAACCTGGAAAAGGCAGCGGTATCCCATACTTCTACTTGACAACTCTTGATCCGACTGCAAGAAATGCAGGGAAAGACCAAAGGGCTTCATTGACAATTAGTGAGCATCCTATTGGAACCTGTGGCAAAGTTGACCCTGAGAATCCCACCTGTGCAAAGATTACACTTACAGGAAAG TTGAGGTATGCCAATGGAAGTCCCAAAGAAAAAGAAATTGCTAAAAAGGCCTTGTTCTCAAAGCATCCAGAGATGAAAT ACTGGCCCAAGGGTCACAACTTCCAGTTCTTCAAATTAGACATCGAGAATATCTTTTTGATTGATTGGTTTGGGGGTCCAAAACCTCTCACAGTGGACCAATACCTTCAAGCCAAATT GACAGAACATGCCTTCAACCTGTGA